From the genome of uncultured Methanobacterium sp.:
GCTGCTTATGCCGGCGTGAGTCCTGAGGAGATAATAGTGGGAGGAGACGGTGCGGATGAGATCCTGGATGTGCTTGCCAAAACCCTCATTGAACCCGGTGATGAGTACATTGTCCATCCACCATCCTACATGTACTACGAGTTCACCTTCAACATACACGGGGCAGTTCCAGTTTACGCACGCTGGGATATCGAAAAAAACCATCTGGACCTTAACTCGGTACTGGAAGCAATTTCCCCCCGCACAAAGGTTATTTTCCTGTGCACACCCAACAATCCCTCCGGGGGTTTGATTGATAAACAGGATATCCGAACCATTTTGGAGAGCACTGATGCCCTGGTAGTGGTTGATGAGGCTTACTGGGAGTTTTCCGGTGTTAACAACCTGGAACTCCTGGCAGAATATGACAATCTCTTCATCCTCAGAACTTTCTCCAAGGTAATGGGGCTAGCGGGTATGAGGATCGGCTATGGGATCGGTCATAAAGACTTCATCCAGTACATGCATCGTGTTAAACCCGTTTTCAGCCTTATTAAACTTTCTTACCTGGCTGCAGTCACCACATTAGATGATCCTGATTACATTGAAAAATCCACCCAGCTATCCATCCAGAGCAGGGATTATCTTTACAGGGAAATGTCTAAATTCCCGGAATTGAAGGTTTATCAGTCCTGGGCCAATTATATCCTGGTGGATGTTCGGGGTACCGGGATGAACTCTGGAGAGATCACAGAAGAACTCATGAAAAATGGGATAATAGTCCGGGACTGCAAGTCTTTCAGGGGATTGGATGATTACTGGATAAGAGTCAGCGTTGCCACCCTAGAAGAGGACGAACAGTTTATTGATGTTCTGAAGAACATTTTAAATTAGCATAACCCCTTCAACACTGCAATCATTATGCACGATTATAAGGCGTATTCAGAATTATTAAGGCGTATACAGGATTATTAAGACATATACGGGATTATTAAAGTAAAAAGTAATTTAGAAATCGAAAATAGGTAGTAATTGTATTGGAAATAATGAATATTGATGAAAAGAGAGTATGGGTGAAATTATCAATGCAAACTTTAAATGAGTTAAAGTTACTTAATGGAAGAGGTAACTGGTTGAAGTTAATGAATATTTTTAAGATCAACTGCTTTAAGATATTCAATGGCAGATTAAACTGTGTATTTTGCTGTGGGGAGATTTCATGATTACCGGTGGTGTGATATTTTCTTCCCTTGAATATCCTGGCAAGGTATCCCTGGTTATATTTACAGGTGGTTGTCTTTTAAGATGTCCTTACTGCCACAATCCCGAGATTATTGAGGGAGGAGAAAGTACTTCACTCCAGGACATTGAAAATGAGATTGATGAAGCACTGGACTTCATTGATGCAGTGGTCATCACCGGTGGAGAACCAATGATGCAGACTCAAGAGGTTTGCAAGATCCTGGAGTATTCCCGAAAAAAGGGTTTGAAAACCAAACTGGACACTAATGGATGTTACCCTGAAAGACTTCTAAAGATAATTGACCTGGTAGATTACGTTGCCCTGGATATAAAAGCTCCATTCCACAAATACAAAGAAGTTATAGGTGAAGAGATTGGTGAAACTGTGAAAGAAAGCATGGAATTACTGGCCAATTCCAAATGTTTTCTGGAATGCAGAACCACCTATGTTCCTGGACTTCTGGAACCAGAGGATGTGCAGGATATCGCTGAGAATATAAAGTGCGATATTTACACCCTACAACAATTCCGAAACCGAACTGTGCTGGATGAAAAATTAAAGGAAACACCCAACACCGATCCAAAAGAACTCCGAGAAATTGCACTGCAAATTAAACCGGTTCTGGGAAAAGTCAAGATCAAAACATCACAATTCGGTGATGAAATAATATAATTTTCAAAATTTCATTTAAATATATTAAACCATTAAATGGAGGGTGTGAAATACCGATCCTGCTATTTGGAAGTCGTCATTTAGACCTTATAACTGGTAAAAAAACTACCACCATCCGAAAGATATGGAAGAACCCATTATCTCACGGAGATCGCCTGCACTGTTACTGGAATCTGGTCTCTAAAGAGCGGAAAAAACTCTTTGAAGCTGAAGTCACAGATGTTGATGTGGTGACGTTCGCTGATCTCATTCAGGATGATGAACTAGCTCGTGAGGAAGGTTTTCAAAATGCTTCAGAGTTAGAATCTGAATTCCGGAAGATGTACCCAGAACACACCAGTGATGAGTCACTTTTTCAGGTTATAAGATTTTTTAAGCTTCCCATGGAAGAGTGGGAAGGGGCTAAAATAGATGAAAAGGCCATGATCACCAAAAGAGCAGATATACTCTTCGATGTGGGAAAGTTTGACAAATCAGTGGTATGTTACAATGCCGCTTTAAAAATCGACCCAGATGATGTTTACATCCTGAACCGTAAAGGAGATAACCTTTCACGTCTGGGACAATTCCCGGAAGCCTTGAAATGTTATGATCAGGCCCTGGAACTGGAACCCGAGAACGAATATGTGTTGAATAACAAAGCAATAGCCCTCTTAAACTCCAACAGACCAGATGAAGCACTTAAAACCAGCGACAAGGCCCTGAAAATCAATAATAAAAACATGCTGGTGCTGTACTGGAGAGGCTTCATTTTAGAGATGCTTGGGCGTTTCCAGGAGGCATTAAACTGCTATGATAAAATTTTAAAACTGAATCCACAGGATTCAGAAGCATGGAATGCCAAAGGGAACCTTTTATCCCAAATTGACCAGGCAGAAGCTGCTCTGGAATGTTATGATCGTTCCCTGGAACTTTGTCTGGAAGATGAATCTGATTCATCCACCTGGAATCGTAAAGGCAACGCACTCATGGAACTAAACCGGTTTGATGAGGCGGTAGAGTGTTATGATAAAGCACTTTCCTTAGAACCCGACAATGAGATATTCTTAAGTAACAAAGGAGTGGCATTCATGGAACTAAACCAGTTCGAGAATGCAGTTTTCTGCTTTAGAAAGGCCCTGATCTTAAATCCTGAAAATGAAGATGCACAGATTTTGATGGATGAATGCCTGGAAAATCTTTAATCACCTAATCTGGAGTAACCATAATCAGGGAAACCAGTGTAATCACTATTCCTGATTTAAAAAATAGGTGAAAAAAGATTAAAATAAAAAAAATAAATCAAATGATTCTTTTTTTTTAAGTTAATTCACTGTTTTTAATCACTGCCACTGAGCATACCACCAATGGCTCCTCCAACACCCATAAAGACTATGTTTGCAATTAAGGAAACTATTACTATGGTGAAACCAGTTACTGCTCCAGCTGCAAGACCGGCAGCTCCACCAAAGATAGTACCACCCACAATCAGCAGAATAGCCAGCACTATGGACCCGAATGCACCAGCTACGGTAGCATTCCAAAGACCACCAATTATTCCCTCATGCACCCAATATCCTACTATAAATCCTGCAATGAACAGTCCCAGGTTTACACCCCAGTACTGATTCACGTAAATCCCAAATAGATTACCCAGGATGACTGCTAAAATAAATCCTACAATTACCGGTCCCCATTTCACCATTTTTTATCGCCCCGTATATTTTATTTATTCATGTTTTCCCATTTTTAGTATTCAAATTCTTTTTAATAAAAAAATCCTTTTAATGAATTAAGATTTTATTACAGTAATTATTATAGATATTTTTTGTAAAATAATTTTCCGTTAGAAAGCTCAATAATAAAAGCATTTATGAAAAAAATAGTTCATTCTTATCCAATCCATATCAACCTTAAAACCCAAACAACTTAAAACCCAAACCATTAAATCCCAATGTCTTCAGCCCATAATTCGGGATTGTTTTCAATGAAAGTTCCCAGCATCTTTTTACACGAATCAAGGTTCATGTTAAACAACTTCATTCCATTATCCCTCAGATATTGTTCCGGGCCCTTGAAGTTTTCATTCTCCCCCATAACCACCAGAGGAATATTGTAGAGCACTAGTGCCCCTGAACACATGGCACATGGTGAGAGAGTCGTGTACATTATACAATTTCTGTAATCTGCTGATTTTAATCGGCCAGCGTTTTCCAGGCAATCCATCTCAGCATGAAGAATACTGGAGTCCAGTTGAATCCTTTTATTATGCCCCCGCCCTATTATTTCACCATTTTTAACAAGAATAGCCCCAATTGGAACTCCACCATTATTTAAACTTATTTGTGCCTCTTTTTGAGCTTCAGCCATGAATTTTTGGTGTTCAATTCCCATATTTTCCCTCTTTAATTATCATTATAAATTTAGGATTCCATAAATTATGATTCTATGTCTAGATCTATGACCATAGGATTTTATAACTAGGATTCTATAACTTTAGGCTATTTATCAAAACTAAGAGTATAATAAAATAAAAATCTTTAGATCGAACATTTTTTCTGGAAATAAAGACAATCCTCCCTCCAGCTACAGTCCCCACATATTCTTTCAACTGTTTTGGGATTTAAACTCTCAGCTAAAGTTTTAAGCTGCTGAGAGGAGATCACAGATCCGGTTTCCATATTCAAATTTTTAAGAACCAATGAGTCCATAGAACTAATGACTTTAAGGGAGTCCATTTCCATGTCACACCCACCATCTAACAAGTGGGGACAGTGCTTGCATATGGAGTCTGCTCCAATTATGATCTCAATAAAAAAAGAAGGGGTTTTTTGGATTTTTTCAGTTATTAGGGTCATGTTTTTGGTGAATTCTTCACTGTAACCAAGTCCCTGAAAACCCTGCATACACAGAATATGATGGGCTCTGATCCTTAATGGTTCAGAACAGCCCTCATCCTGGTTTTTTACCATATGACCCTTACTATTTACCATATGAAAAAATCCATAAAGATTTTTTTTATTAAATTTGTATATATTTAAAAATCTTTTCTTGTGCTTAATTTTCTATTTAACTTAATATTCTGTTTAATATTCTTCTTTGGGAGTTATTGCCTTGGTAATGGCTGCTACTCCACCTATCTTCACCAGGTCTCCGATAATGAAGGGTAAAAGACCCATGGTTATCAGGGTTAAGAAGGTGGGGAATGTTCCGTTAACCATGTACATCCATAATCCAAGTCCCAAGAGACCCGGAATGTAGATAAAGGCGAAATTTACCAGGAATGTTAATCCTAACATAGGACGGAAATTTCGAGACTGAACATATTTGTCAGTAACGTAGCCCATTACAAATGCCGTTAGAATGAAACCCAGGAAATATCCTCCGGTAGCACCTAAAAGTATTTCATAACCACCAGTGAGCCCTGCAAACCAGGGTACTCCCAGTAGACCTACTGCCAGGTACATTACCTGGCTAATTCCACCCCACCTACGGCCAAGAACCACACCGGCCATTAGAACAGCAAATGTTTGCGCTGTTACAGGTACCGGAGTCCAGGGAAGGGGTATTATTACTTGAGCCATTAGTCCAGTGATACAGGCCATGAAAAATGCCAGAATCACCTTGTTTACCACAGAAGTATTAGAACGCCAGGCGAAAAGTGAATACCTCTTCTGAAAATAATTATCAATGCTGATTTCCATTTTTATCACTCTTATAGTACAAATTTTGAATCTGTATACTGTAATTAAACATTCATAGAGCAGATATTGCTTACTTGCTTAATCTGCATACTTTAATATTTTAAAAATCTTCAGAAAGTTAGGTAAAGCTCCATTGAAGCTCCTTTATTTATTAGATTCAATGTTAAATATAAAGTTATCTTAATGAACAATTATACTAAATACGATTTTTCACACAAAATGAATAAAAACTAAAGAATTGTATAAAAAGAAAATACTATACAAAAAATTAATAATAAGCTTGTTTCAACACCGAATTCGTTCAAATAATCAAATTTACCCTGATTTCAAAGTTTGAGCCCCATAAACGCATATAATTAAAATATTGGAATACAATAACTGATAAAAACTCATATCCTGTCAGTAATTTTTGTACAAAGATAATGGTATCTGAGGATACGTTATCATCAATATTTTGACAAAGATCATGGTATCTGAGAATAGGTTATCATCAATATCACAAATATATTCACCATGTTTTTAATTAAAGAATCCCTTAATTTAAGCTCATGTTTAGTACCACCATCAAATTTAGTAACAGAGAGAACATTGAAAATTGCCCATCAAGTCAAAAGCATAGAATCCAGAACATTATATACACACCTATAAGCACATAGATGCCCTTAACAGTACCAATCAACTTTTACTGACGTATGATAATTATAATATGAATATACAAGGCCATAGAGGATAGATGGTGTATTAAATGGTCGGATTACAGGAACTGGGAATAAATGGAGGTTATGTGAACTAGAATAAATGGAGGTTATAAATGAACAAATAGGGGTTTTAGATAAATAAATGGAGGTATTAAATAAATGTTATTTCCATTAATTCATCAGGATAAGGCTCAAAAAAAGTTTGATCCATGAGATATTCCTTATTAAAACGGATAATCCATGATTGAAGTAAGTTTTGGATTACTAAAAGGGGTACCCGTCCCTGGCGATATTTTTCAAGGGATTCTAGGAAAAATGCTTTCTCTTGACTGGACAGATCCTTGGAGAAATAGCCAAATGCATGCATTAAAATGTTGATATTTGATGGAGGTACAGGATCGTTAAGAAGCATCTTTTTCAGGTTATTTCCATATTTTTCAATTAAATCCGGTAGATTTGCCTTCTTCAAATTGGACACTAATCTTCCCAGTTTTTTAGATTGTATCTGGCTGTATGATGAAAATAAAAGCTTATTTTTTCTGTGGAACTCAATTAAATCACCAAAATCACCATTTAAAACAGTTTCCCTGAAATCAGCCAAAGTATAAATTCTGGTCAGGAAATTTTCTCGCAAGTGATAATTACGCAAACGACCCTCATCTTCCACAGGAGAAGATGGGAAACATCTGAAAACTGCTGCCGCAAATAAACCAACACCATCGGCCCATGGTCTTGAAATTTCACCTTTAGGGTAAACTTTAACTGCCTTTACACCACACGAAGGGGATTTATTTTTCAATATAAAACCATCAACCCCCTTAACCGACTTTAAAAATGAATCTGCAAATTCTAACATTTTGTCAGTGCAATTATATCCAGTAGACGGTTGGATCAGTTCTATTCTCTCTGTATCTTTTTCCAGGTGAATGGGGTTCCGGGGTATTCCCAGTCCAATCCCCACCTCAGGGCATACTGGCGTGAAATCAGCGTATTCTTTAAGTTTTTCTACCAGGCTACTTCTTATAATGAGGCCATTATAACGGCAGGGCTCAAATTCTATGCATTTACTTGAAACCAAATGTGGCCGTGGAAAATCCCTTGAAAACAAAAAAAAACACCCCATAATTACGTTTATTAAATTTTTTAATCTTTATCTAATTGTGAACTTATAAATTCACTACTCATATTAGGATTATCAGTAAATCCAATAATTTATTTTTTTATATGTCAATCTTTATGTCTTTTTAGAATGTTAACATAGCCATTTTTAGAATGGATTCTTCTGTTTGGTTACCAGTCGTGGTTACCAGTTTTGGTTCCAATCTTTCATGAATCTTATCCCACATTAATCATTATTCCTTAATTCATAACTTCACGGGTGAGTTCAGATGCCTTCTGACGAGATTGAATAAGAATCTTTTGACCTTTGGAAGTTATTTTATAGTATCTCCTGATTTTACCTCTTACATTTTCTTTTCTACTTTTTAGATATCCTTCCTTCTCCAGTGAATGCAATATGGGATACATAGTTCCAGGACTAATATCATAGCCGTGTTTTTCCAATTCATCCATCATTTGCACCCCATAAATTTCCTCTTGGCTTGCATGATGAAGTATGTGTATCCTGATAAACCCCAGGAAGAATTTCCGATTTAACGTCATTTTATACCTCTGTTGGGTACTGATTTTTCCATTAGTACAGCTACCCACTAATATCAATACCAGATATCTAACTTAAATATCTAATCTCAATATCTTATTCCAATATCTAATTTAAATATCACATTTCAATATCGTTTCTAGATTTCATTGATTATATATTTTTCCAAAAATTTTTAAAAAAAATGAGAAAATATTTGAAAAAAAGATAGGAATAAGACTTATTTTAGAATACAAGAATTTAATCGTTATATTTCAATCAAAAAGAGATACCTGATAAATTAGGGAAATATTATTAAAATATTATTTAAAATTATTAAACAATATTGATATGATACATCAGCCACCACTTTGCTAAATTAATAAGAGGATATTAGAAAGATTATGTTAAACTTTAAAATAATAATAAAGATATAAATAAAAATAATAATAAAAAGAATAGTTATACGGCCATTAATAAATAATTACCGCAGTTTAGCACGGTCATAAACGTTTTTAAGGGTTTCCATATCCACACTGGTATATATCTGCGTTGTGGATAGATTAGAGTGCCCTAAAAGTTGTTGAATAGCTCGAATATCCACACCATTTTTGAGTAGGTGAGTGGCAAATGAGTGTCGCAATATATGCGGAGTTACCTTCTTTTTAATGCCTGCTACCCGTGCATAATCCTTGATCATCATCTGCACATATCGAGGTGTGAGATGGTTCCCGGAACGATTCACAAAAAGATATTCACTGTCACTGGTTCTTTTTTCCAGGAAATCTTCAATCATCACTTTGGTGGTATCATCAAACAGGACAATTCTGTCTTTTTCTCCTTTTCCCCTTATCCTGAGGGTTCGCTCTTCCAGATCCACATTGTTAATTTGAAGTGTGACCAGTTCTGATACCCTTAATCCTGAAGAATATAATAGCGCCAGTATTAACTTGTTTCTTAGTTTTAGAGATTCAGAGGCGGGTGAAGAGGATTCCACTGGATCGTGAGTGTCTAAAGCATTGATAAGACTTTTAACCTCCTCTTCATTTAGAGACTTGGGAAGAGATTTGGTTCTTTTTGGAGTTTTAACTTCTTCCAGAATGTGTATTCCACCAAATTCGAAGAATTTCTTGGCCACCACGGTTACCAGGTAAATGTAATTCTGGGAGACATTCTTTTCTCGTTTCAGGTGACGTATGTAACGTTTGAACCCCCTTAAAACCTGTCTTTCATCATATAATTCCTCTTCATTCAGCAGGAACTTGTAAAAGTTGTTGATGATTGATCGGTATGTTTTAATGGTGTTATGGGAGTAATTGCGTATTTCCAATTCGAAAAGGTAGTCTTCCATCATTTCGGGAATGTCGAAAGCTTCTAAAAAGTTCTTCTCCTGAGGGTAATCAGAAGCATTTCCCACGAATCTTTTAATATCAGTGGGATCCCCCTGGGATGATTTCCAGTTTCCGTTGGAATAATGGTTCATAGTATCAATAATGAATATTCTTATTGCTTAAACTAAAATTCAGGCTATTTTTATAACACTATTGCCATTAGAATAATTAAATCTTTTCATTTTTAGAACTCAGTATTGGATTAATAGTGCAATTTCATAATAAAAACAAAAAAATAAACCCAAAGGGTAAGGGGGTTCTTAAAGGTAGCTACGATCTACATGGTCGTTGGGGACACCTTTTCTCACTGAATGCATCTTCTGGGAAGTGGAAAGATCATTATTCATTGCCTGTTCAAAGGATTGATAACGTTCCAGAATCTGGTCTTCAATGGATACGGCGTTTTTAACAGCAAAATTTATGTGTTTGTCCTCAATTAAAGGACTTCCATCCATAACTGCCATATCTCCGGCCATCCGCAGTAAACCTCCCAGATCTCGAAGTCTCAAAGTTAAGGAATCTTTCTGGTCATCGATGATACGGGCTCTCCTTTTAGCCTCTTCCACAATTATTTCAACGGCACTTTTGGTGGCATGAGGTATTTTCCCATCCATTTCAATTTCTTGAGCCACAAACTGGGCCATTTTTGCCTGGTTCTCATCGTTATCAGGCATTGTGGTGCGCATCAATATTTCATAACCTTCTCCCTGGATACGGGAACGTAAGGGTGGTAATATGTGCTGAATATCCCGAATATTACAGGCAGCTACGAAGATAAAATCACAGGGAACATCCTCCACTTTCACCGAGCTTCCTGCACTTTGGGGGTTTCTGCCCACAATGGGGAAAACCTTGTCCTGCATGGCACTTAATATATAACGTTGCAGGGGAGCTATATGAACTATTTCATCAATGAA
Proteins encoded in this window:
- a CDS encoding anaerobic ribonucleoside-triphosphate reductase activating protein; protein product: MITGGVIFSSLEYPGKVSLVIFTGGCLLRCPYCHNPEIIEGGESTSLQDIENEIDEALDFIDAVVITGGEPMMQTQEVCKILEYSRKKGLKTKLDTNGCYPERLLKIIDLVDYVALDIKAPFHKYKEVIGEEIGETVKESMELLANSKCFLECRTTYVPGLLEPEDVQDIAENIKCDIYTLQQFRNRTVLDEKLKETPNTDPKELREIALQIKPVLGKVKIKTSQFGDEII
- the xerA gene encoding site-specific tyrosine recombinase/integron integrase encodes the protein MNHYSNGNWKSSQGDPTDIKRFVGNASDYPQEKNFLEAFDIPEMMEDYLFELEIRNYSHNTIKTYRSIINNFYKFLLNEEELYDERQVLRGFKRYIRHLKREKNVSQNYIYLVTVVAKKFFEFGGIHILEEVKTPKRTKSLPKSLNEEEVKSLINALDTHDPVESSSPASESLKLRNKLILALLYSSGLRVSELVTLQINNVDLEERTLRIRGKGEKDRIVLFDDTTKVMIEDFLEKRTSDSEYLFVNRSGNHLTPRYVQMMIKDYARVAGIKKKVTPHILRHSFATHLLKNGVDIRAIQQLLGHSNLSTTQIYTSVDMETLKNVYDRAKLR
- a CDS encoding nucleoside deaminase yields the protein MGIEHQKFMAEAQKEAQISLNNGGVPIGAILVKNGEIIGRGHNKRIQLDSSILHAEMDCLENAGRLKSADYRNCIMYTTLSPCAMCSGALVLYNIPLVVMGENENFKGPEQYLRDNGMKLFNMNLDSCKKMLGTFIENNPELWAEDIGI
- a CDS encoding DUF5518 domain-containing protein, which codes for MVKWGPVIVGFILAVILGNLFGIYVNQYWGVNLGLFIAGFIVGYWVHEGIIGGLWNATVAGAFGSIVLAILLIVGGTIFGGAAGLAAGAVTGFTIVIVSLIANIVFMGVGGAIGGMLSGSD
- a CDS encoding DUF1284 domain-containing protein, which codes for MVNSKGHMVKNQDEGCSEPLRIRAHHILCMQGFQGLGYSEEFTKNMTLITEKIQKTPSFFIEIIIGADSICKHCPHLLDGGCDMEMDSLKVISSMDSLVLKNLNMETGSVISSQQLKTLAESLNPKTVERICGDCSWREDCLYFQKKCSI
- a CDS encoding DUF523 and DUF1722 domain-containing protein, with product MFSRDFPRPHLVSSKCIEFEPCRYNGLIIRSSLVEKLKEYADFTPVCPEVGIGLGIPRNPIHLEKDTERIELIQPSTGYNCTDKMLEFADSFLKSVKGVDGFILKNKSPSCGVKAVKVYPKGEISRPWADGVGLFAAAVFRCFPSSPVEDEGRLRNYHLRENFLTRIYTLADFRETVLNGDFGDLIEFHRKNKLLFSSYSQIQSKKLGRLVSNLKKANLPDLIEKYGNNLKKMLLNDPVPPSNINILMHAFGYFSKDLSSQEKAFFLESLEKYRQGRVPLLVIQNLLQSWIIRFNKEYLMDQTFFEPYPDELMEITFI
- a CDS encoding tetratricopeptide repeat protein, which gives rise to MPILLFGSRHLDLITGKKTTTIRKIWKNPLSHGDRLHCYWNLVSKERKKLFEAEVTDVDVVTFADLIQDDELAREEGFQNASELESEFRKMYPEHTSDESLFQVIRFFKLPMEEWEGAKIDEKAMITKRADILFDVGKFDKSVVCYNAALKIDPDDVYILNRKGDNLSRLGQFPEALKCYDQALELEPENEYVLNNKAIALLNSNRPDEALKTSDKALKINNKNMLVLYWRGFILEMLGRFQEALNCYDKILKLNPQDSEAWNAKGNLLSQIDQAEAALECYDRSLELCLEDESDSSTWNRKGNALMELNRFDEAVECYDKALSLEPDNEIFLSNKGVAFMELNQFENAVFCFRKALILNPENEDAQILMDECLENL
- a CDS encoding biotin transporter BioY encodes the protein MEISIDNYFQKRYSLFAWRSNTSVVNKVILAFFMACITGLMAQVIIPLPWTPVPVTAQTFAVLMAGVVLGRRWGGISQVMYLAVGLLGVPWFAGLTGGYEILLGATGGYFLGFILTAFVMGYVTDKYVQSRNFRPMLGLTFLVNFAFIYIPGLLGLGLWMYMVNGTFPTFLTLITMGLLPFIIGDLVKIGGVAAITKAITPKEEY
- a CDS encoding PadR family transcriptional regulator — protein: MTLNRKFFLGFIRIHILHHASQEEIYGVQMMDELEKHGYDISPGTMYPILHSLEKEGYLKSRKENVRGKIRRYYKITSKGQKILIQSRQKASELTREVMN
- the hisC gene encoding histidinol-phosphate transaminase, with protein sequence MVNIKNTVNELDPYVPGRSNADLARAYGLDPAKIIRMGSNENPIGPSPLAIKALKENLHTINTYPESNIDDLKDKIAAYAGVSPEEIIVGGDGADEILDVLAKTLIEPGDEYIVHPPSYMYYEFTFNIHGAVPVYARWDIEKNHLDLNSVLEAISPRTKVIFLCTPNNPSGGLIDKQDIRTILESTDALVVVDEAYWEFSGVNNLELLAEYDNLFILRTFSKVMGLAGMRIGYGIGHKDFIQYMHRVKPVFSLIKLSYLAAVTTLDDPDYIEKSTQLSIQSRDYLYREMSKFPELKVYQSWANYILVDVRGTGMNSGEITEELMKNGIIVRDCKSFRGLDDYWIRVSVATLEEDEQFIDVLKNILN